One genomic segment of Pseudomonadota bacterium includes these proteins:
- a CDS encoding succinylglutamate desuccinylase/aspartoacylase family protein, which translates to MAHQVEALALGSPSLGTERTLTVHRFGHRGARPKAYLHAALHAAELPGIVVLEHLLSRLEAADKEKRIAGEIVVVPFANPIGLAQQIMMESQGRYDLATGRNYNRGFPNLTDAVAERVAGALGDDAQANVALVRRAMGEALDALAVAREPEVLKRELLRLSHDADIVLDLHTAWEALLHLFVTDVNWPEAEDLSRHMRAEVVLVDRGNAMMTFKSAHALVWKALAERFPEVPLPPGAMAAVVELRGQRDVDDNLTRPDADNLYRYLQRRGVILGEPGPLPEALTEPRSTRGLKRLMAPVGGIVVYHRDLGDHVMADEAFCHVIDPQTRRRTPVVAPQSGLLYARRSHRFARAGQYICAIASDTPL; encoded by the coding sequence ATGGCGCATCAGGTTGAGGCCCTGGCCCTCGGCTCGCCCTCACTCGGTACCGAACGCACCTTGACGGTGCACCGTTTCGGTCACCGTGGCGCCCGTCCCAAAGCCTATCTTCACGCCGCGCTGCATGCTGCCGAGCTCCCGGGCATTGTTGTTCTGGAGCATCTGCTGAGCCGCTTGGAGGCGGCCGACAAGGAAAAGCGCATCGCAGGCGAGATCGTCGTCGTGCCGTTCGCCAACCCGATTGGTCTGGCCCAGCAGATCATGATGGAAAGCCAGGGCCGCTATGACCTGGCCACGGGCCGCAACTATAACCGCGGTTTTCCTAACCTGACCGATGCGGTTGCCGAACGGGTCGCCGGCGCGCTGGGCGATGACGCGCAAGCCAATGTCGCGCTGGTTCGCCGGGCGATGGGCGAGGCGCTCGACGCGCTGGCTGTCGCGCGCGAACCGGAGGTGCTGAAGCGCGAACTGCTCAGGCTTTCCCACGATGCCGACATCGTGCTCGACCTGCACACGGCGTGGGAGGCGTTGCTTCATCTCTTTGTGACCGACGTAAACTGGCCCGAGGCCGAAGACCTGAGCCGCCATATGCGGGCCGAGGTCGTGCTGGTCGACCGCGGCAACGCCATGATGACGTTCAAGTCTGCCCATGCGCTTGTTTGGAAGGCGCTGGCCGAGCGGTTTCCTGAAGTGCCCCTCCCGCCCGGCGCCATGGCGGCCGTGGTGGAGCTGCGCGGCCAGCGCGATGTGGATGATAATCTGACCCGCCCGGATGCCGATAACCTCTATCGCTACCTGCAACGCCGCGGCGTCATCTTGGGCGAACCCGGACCCTTGCCCGAGGCGTTGACCGAGCCGCGCTCAACCCGGGGGCTGAAGCGGCTCATGGCGCCGGTCGGCGGGATTGTCGTCTATCACCGCGACCTCGGCGATCACGTCATGGCGGACGAGGCGTTCTGCCACGTGATTGATCCACAGACGCGCCGGAGAACGCCCGTTGTCGCCCCGCAGTCGGGGCTGCTTTACGCCCGGCGCAGTCACCGATTCGCACGGGCTGGCCAATACATCTGTGCGATCGCTTCGGATACGCCGTTATAG
- a CDS encoding succinylglutamate desuccinylase/aspartoacylase family protein gives MPHSIETIPLMSPGPGTKRALTVHRFGNPGARPKVYLHAALHADELPGTLVLNRMLGWFKDADDRGEVNGEIVVLPYANPVGLASQIYGYHLGRYDLDGDGNFNRWYPDLTDRIVGRVGNALGDDIEENRQLIHDAAIAAVDDWRAEGEANVLRKALLALSIDADYILDLHCHGQAVQYIYFPVDYWETHADLAAELGCKVILLFPTDEGTNFDIASAVFWHRLRELFPERAIPNAPFTTTLELRGQPDVDEALAESDARGLWRFLQRHGAIAGDPGQPPEPVGAPTPLEGVDNAVAPCAGVLSYAVALGARINKDDVVAWVVDPSEADFDKARTPVRSRTDGVMFGRNLSMLVRPGQSFASIAGPEPLPEPDLPYIDY, from the coding sequence ATGCCCCATTCGATTGAGACGATCCCTTTGATGTCGCCGGGACCAGGCACCAAACGAGCGTTGACGGTGCATCGATTCGGCAACCCCGGCGCGCGTCCGAAGGTCTATCTGCACGCGGCGCTCCACGCTGATGAACTGCCCGGAACGCTGGTGCTGAACCGCATGCTCGGCTGGTTCAAGGACGCTGACGACAGGGGAGAGGTTAACGGTGAGATCGTTGTCTTGCCGTACGCCAATCCGGTCGGCCTGGCGTCGCAGATCTATGGTTACCATCTGGGTCGCTACGATCTGGACGGCGACGGCAACTTCAATCGTTGGTATCCCGACCTGACCGACCGCATCGTCGGACGTGTCGGCAACGCTCTTGGCGACGACATCGAGGAGAACCGTCAGCTGATCCACGATGCCGCCATTGCGGCCGTTGACGATTGGCGCGCCGAGGGCGAGGCGAACGTGTTGCGCAAGGCGTTGCTGGCCCTGAGTATCGATGCCGACTACATCCTTGACCTGCATTGTCACGGTCAGGCGGTGCAGTACATCTACTTTCCGGTCGACTACTGGGAGACCCACGCGGATCTGGCGGCTGAGCTGGGCTGCAAGGTCATCCTGCTATTCCCCACCGACGAAGGCACCAACTTCGATATCGCGTCGGCGGTCTTCTGGCATCGGCTGCGCGAGCTATTCCCGGAGCGGGCGATCCCGAACGCGCCCTTCACGACGACGTTGGAACTGCGGGGACAGCCGGACGTCGACGAGGCCCTGGCGGAGAGTGACGCACGCGGCCTGTGGCGGTTTCTGCAACGCCATGGCGCTATCGCCGGCGACCCCGGTCAGCCGCCCGAACCGGTTGGCGCGCCGACGCCCCTGGAGGGCGTCGACAACGCGGTCGCGCCTTGCGCTGGCGTGTTGTCATACGCCGTCGCGCTTGGTGCGCGCATCAACAAGGACGACGTCGTCGCCTGGGTCGTCGACCCATCGGAGGCGGACTTCGATAAGGCGCGCACGCCGGTCAGGAGCCGCACCGACGGCGTGATGTTTGGCCGCAATCTCTCCATGTTGGTGCGACCGGGGCAGAGTTTCGCCTCAATCGCCGGCCCGGAACCTCTGCCGGAGCCCGACCTGCCGTATATCGATTACTGA